The genomic segment TGGACGAGACAACGGGGTCGATCGGCTGAAAACCCAGGGCCGCCGCTGGAAGCGACGCGGCCAGCAGGCCTGCCAGCAGCCCGCATGCTGCCACTGCGCCTGCCACTCGACGCCACGCCATACCTGCGTGCAACCATCCTCCGATTTGGATTGTACAGGCTGCGCCGGGCGAACCGGCCATGCTCATCCTCCAGGCAGTCGGTCTGTCTCACATCGGCGCCGTGCGAGTTGGGGGGTGGTTGAGCAGGCGACAGCACGCCCCCGGATGCGACCCGCCCAGCAACCGGACGTCGCATCCCGGGGGCGTTCAGCGGCCGTCAAAGCGGGCCCTTCCGAGAAGCGCAGCCCGCCTCCCCCCCGGCTCCACGGAGGAGAAAGCGGGATACCCGAGCTGACACGCTACTTCCTGTCCGAATACATCGCGGCCGGAGGGTCGAGCGCCACCACCCTGGTGCCGTTTACCTCGACCCAGACGTAAGAATGGTCCACCTCAGCCCCGGTCGTGTCTGCTACCGTCCCGTGCAAGTCTTCCTGCAAGCCGAACGTCAACTCACCCGACTGCCCCAAAGCGCTCGTATCCAGTGTATCGCTTGCCACCGACGCGGACAGCGTGACGTCGTTCTCCTGCCGGTACTCGGCCAGCGCAGAGCCCGTGGACACCAGCAACAACACCACCACGGCCCACAACACGCGCCTGTTCAACATCACAGGTCACGCCCCCCTCGCGGTGCTGTCTTCGTGCACCGACCGTTCATCGGCCAGGCACTGCAGGAATGCCTGGACCACGTCGTCCCGATACAGAACGCCCGCCTTTTCCTTCAGCTCCCCAGCTGCCTCTTCCGCCGTCTTTGCCCTTCGGTATACCCTATCCGACGTCATGGCGTCGTACGAATCGGCGACGGCTACGATCTGCGCCTCGACCAGAATCGCGTCGCCCTTCAATCCATACGGATAACCGCTCCCGTCCAGCCTCTCGTGGTGCTGCTCGATGATAGGCCCGGCCTCCTGCATGTGCGTACGTTCAATCATCTCTCGGCCCACGATCGGATGCCGGCGGATGACGACCCACTCGTCCTCGGTCAAAGGCCCGGGCTTCCCCAGGATGGAGTCCGGAATGGCCACTTTCCCCAGGTCGTGGTGGAAAGCCGCAAAGTGCAGGGCAAAGAGCCGTTGCGCTGACAACCCAAGACTCCGCCCCACCTGCATGGAACGCGTCATGATGCGCCTGCAATGGTCGGCGGTGTAGCCGTCCTTTTCTTCGACGGCAACCGCCAGCTCCATCATTTCTCTTGTTTCCCGGCTGTAACGGTGGAACACCGGCTGGGACGTGACATATAAAAGTACGACCTCCCCCTCGGCCTGGAACAGACAATCCTCAGTGACCGGGCGAGCTGCCACGTGGTCTCCGGCGTGGAGCAGGATGTCACCGTCCGGACGCAGCCACCGCAATGTGCCGGAGAGCACCATGAACCATTCGAGCGCGTCCCACCCTTCGGCAGGGCGAAGGGCCCACCGGGCCCCCGGCCGCAAGACGTGTCGAATGACCTCGGTGCCGTCCCCGGTCGAAAGGAGCTCGATGTCGAGCCCGTCAGCCCTCACCGATTCAATCGGGGTGCCAGAGCGCCGCAACTGCACCACCGCCGCGACCTCCGAAGGGTGGCCTGGAAGGTAGAGAACCCCAGCATATTCCAGCGGTACCGTCATTCTACCGGGGGCACGGCAGGAATGTCAACAGGGTGTGCGCTCGGGAGGCCTGAAGCGGCCGGCCGGGTTCAGGAGGGCATCAAGGAGCGGTGTTGGAGGGCCTGCTGGCGCTTTGGGCAATGGCGCCGATCAAGTTCTTCTCGAGCGGTGATTCGCATCCACGAAGAGCGGGGGCATACCGTGGCAACCGGAGGCCCAGAGAGCCTCATCAGAACCCCACGCCCGCTATGAACCGCAACTGCGGTTGGGCCGGCGCGCTTCCGAACACGTACGCCACGCCGAACGCCGGCCGGAGCGCCAGCACCCCGTAGCCCAGGCTGACGTCCAGGCGCAGTTCTGCACCCGCAGCCCCTGCGGCGAACAGCGGGCCCCCGCTCCCCTGGATCCCGGTCACCGCGGCACCTTCAACGAACGGGGCCGCCGACAGCCGCCCGAGGAAGACGGGCCACATGCCGAGCCCTCTCTGGATGCGCAGCACCGGGAAGTCCCCTTCGAGGCTCAGCTGGAACGCCGAGAAGCCTGGGGACGGCGGGACTCCCTCGTCCGGCTGCAGGCCACGAACCGTGAAGGGCCCCTCGCCCAGCATCAGCCCGTCTGTGCGCCGGGTGATGGCGCCGGCAGCGTTGACGCCAACCGAGCCGCCCAGCCGCCACACCACCCTCTCGGCCCACGTGGCCATGAGCGTAGGTGCACCGCCCTGGGTGACGGCACTTGCGACCTCCAGGCCCAGCAACCGCGTGCGCTCGGTGCGGTCGGCCCCCCAGCGGGCGGAACGCCGCCATCCGCCGGACAGGATTACCTCTGACTCTGCCGCGGCCGAAACCGAGCCGACCGCGCTTACGCCCGCATACAGCCTGTGGGTGGTCGGCGAGCCTGCGTTCAGGCTGCTGTCAAGCGTATACGCCAGCGTCGCCGACGCCTGCTGGAACGGCACAACCACGTGCTTACCCGCCGCCTGCCCGTCATCGGCTACCTTGCGCCCCTGGCTGAGCAGAACCGTGGCCGACGGGCCGGTTCCGGAGAACGGCCGGGCCGTCCACTGGTAGAGAAGCGAGGCACCCACCGTTCCGGTGGCAGGCGCGTAGTCGGCGGACACCATGTAGAGGTGGTTCATCCGGGCATCCCAGGTGCCCGTGACCGCCCCGAGCGCCAGGTCCTTGCCGTCCGAGCCGACGACCGGGAGCCACCAGGTCGGGACGAGGCTCGAAAGCACCGAGTACGGTCGGATAGGCGCACCGCTGTCCGGCTCGGCCAGGTCAGGTCCAAGCCTCCATAGGTCATCCACCTGCCTGGCCCAGGCGGCCCTTTCCCAGTGGGCACCGGCGAATGGCGGGTCAGGCAGCCGCAACGCCCTCGGCTCGAACGGCATGGTCACCAGGACATAACCGTCCGCCGTATAGGCGCTGAACGCAAGGGTGCTGCCGTCCGGCGACGGCGCCGGGAAAAACGCCCCGTTGACGGCGTTGGTGATCTGGTACAGCCGCCCGGCCGCCAACTCGTACGCATACAGGTTTGAGACGCCGGTGCGGTCCGACTCGAAGAGCAGGTACCGGCCGTCCCCTGTGAAAACCGGGTTCGCCACGCTGGCGGCCTCCGTCACGAGCGCTGCAGCCTCCCGGAGGTCCAACCGCTTCGAGCCGCCAGTTCCCCCGGTAACCCCGCTGACGAGGGCGATCCCCGTCTGTCCGCCGCCGGCCCACTGTACGGCCAGGCGCCCGCCGCCTGGTTCCCACGTCACCCCCTCGGCGTACCGCCCGCCGTCGCCGGCCAGCCATCGCTCGACTTCACCTACGGCCAGCCGGCCACCCTCGAAGCGCAGCGCCGCCACTGCCACGTGGGAGGTCATCCCGGTGCCGTCGAGCTGCACGAACGCGACCCTCCCGCCGTCAGGCGAGACCGCGGGCGCCGCGGCACGCAGGCCCCGCGTCAGGCGCTGAACGCGGCCCGTGGCCACCTCGACCCCAAAGAGGTCGAACAGTTGCCGGCCGGTTGCTCCCTCCGGAGCCAGCGCTGCGAAGACCATGAAGCGGCCATCCGGGGTCCAGTCGAAGCCACCCGACGCCCCCTCTGCCACCACTCGCTCCCGGCCCGTCGCGAGATCCACGACCCGGATAGCGGCCCCCACCGGCCCGCCCGCCGCCTGATAGGCAAGCAGCCGGCCGTCTGGCGAGTAGCGAGGCCGGAACGCAAGCCAGCCCTGACTCGGCAGGCGTTCAAACGGGGTAACGCCCCGGGCGTCGATGTCGGCCCTCTGCGCCGCGTAGCGGCGTTCCAGGGATTGTCGCCAGCCCTCGTAGAGTTCTCGCAGGCTCTCCCCCGTGGCCCGGGTGAGCGCCGTGCCGGGCGGAGCGGTGGTTCCCAGCGTGGCGTTCAGCCGGTGCACCTCGTGTACCGCTGTATCGCCGAAGCGTTCGGCGAGGTACTGCTGCCACGAGTAG from the Bacillota bacterium genome contains:
- a CDS encoding HD-GYP domain-containing protein; translated protein: MVQLRRSGTPIESVRADGLDIELLSTGDGTEVIRHVLRPGARWALRPAEGWDALEWFMVLSGTLRWLRPDGDILLHAGDHVAARPVTEDCLFQAEGEVVLLYVTSQPVFHRYSRETREMMELAVAVEEKDGYTADHCRRIMTRSMQVGRSLGLSAQRLFALHFAAFHHDLGKVAIPDSILGKPGPLTEDEWVVIRRHPIVGREMIERTHMQEAGPIIEQHHERLDGSGYPYGLKGDAILVEAQIVAVADSYDAMTSDRVYRRAKTAEEAAGELKEKAGVLYRDDVVQAFLQCLADERSVHEDSTARGA